A stretch of Gasterosteus aculeatus chromosome 4, fGasAcu3.hap1.1, whole genome shotgun sequence DNA encodes these proteins:
- the ccdc142 gene encoding uncharacterized protein ccdc142 isoform X2 translates to MEHSHQEILTDPGGEPVPTADRENSESICSEKEQRTSCMVNEDLTTNGSWFQRSLSRSMQRAESLLRSTFNPSLKWLFHGRSQDEEEAEGHFVVAHNLVSRSSARLLHLQQALLTVAPQWRPVSRALNGSPQVCVKGVPAEVGVLLRPSSSVLQAHYTALWRLLEQRSLLLFIHEYSRRARLAAAYVSRMSHLLEESHRTFQQTPSCWPSSSVGLGSLSQELRVHLNHWSCLFSKVRSDHYLRPALVQHSRLLGEIKQTLDLLGLQALVLMERYVHVILCAVAQAELDSVPRDVLEDILAGTDLYNQAVGEQRVQRSTAQLRTAALQRAQLSTLDCSLPNSRGRHPAAFTVKELMRILAVHQADMVAKQLYSCASEQSCPVCQVHTNHEAYACSVKAVSRGPRSSSGTSALRPEWSWEQLQHISSLIHQRSSSSHTCHKTVYIPEPHLDSTVFEHHHPLLAKATLVQSRPEGSNQAQTNQCQTHTSHTGLIQTMEALDLGRTNLESLDNHQILQTISPPSTTSTPQHPSAPPPSGVCQQDPSCVELLFQVLVSSNDLLAPLVSHTPAPEAPPQPLLPDARTDVLSPNGRTDQMILNAPRMNSADSMGRIGHSPGTGRDADVANEETAVEPDSLRWPPSVQWLDLGQSLLFVDLFGQYRSLLWTLCSKALWLQLHAPQAGNREGSINLQDKHGGLQILHRLSRASKTDLVPEECSTMLDDFCLHLLVITAHAQWDYEVCRSLGSALKDKCLSPVSQSSNSATPPSEQDANVMMSLTMEHLLRLPPPLLSSLSCLQSGSSSISPSRLPLHRITVSLVLATVQLSRVWVMSKAHQFLSSWSLNKFLLITQGDLKGLRESIEMMVHQTKTLKMNLDRKQPSTLHSHNQLLLMQQLVALDTTLSELQTFSSLVLKTFSSDCKRMSGEIFEQTMPSAVHWRPSLRTGFPSCPSEYASLAAQTVIGQVLEGVAPLSDDARIQALSITMTAFMEAWMEHILKQKIKFSVQGALQLKQDFDSIRDLIQSDKYGLSAELHQRLLSLRVFQQVDSAVVCLLQQPQARPYLQSRAWEPFTRCCPTKRSRDRLDAAVGSSITNLRCVEGENLTLSNPSVVAADVPAVNPSSPGEPYLAPSVALGVAQREWLDLRIQGSARRWRLPGLQCLSKSET, encoded by the exons ATGGAGCACAGCCACCAAGAGATTCTGACAgatcctggtggagaacctgtGCCGACAGCAG ACCGGGAGAATTCTGAGTCCATCTGTTCAGAAAAGGAGCAG AGGACCTCCTGCATGGTGAACGAGGATCTGACCACTAATG GTTCCTGGTTTCAGAGGTCCCTCTCGCGTTCCATGCAGCGAGCTGAGTCTTTACTCAGAAGCACCTTTAACCCCAGTCTCAAGTGGCTGTTCCACGGGCGCAGtcaggatgaggaagaggcagAGGGACATTTTGTGGTCGCTCACAATCTGGTGTCCCGCTCCTCTGCACGTCTGCTGCATCTGCAACAAGCTCTTCTGACCGTGGCCCCCCAGTGGCGGCCGGTCAGCCGGGCTCTCAATGGATCTCCACAG gTGTGTGTTAAAGGTGTCCCGGCCGAGGTGGGTGTTCTCCTGcggccctcctcctccgtcctacAGGCGCACTACACGGCTCTGTGGAGGCTGCTGGAGCAGCGctccctgctgctcttcatACACGAGTACAGCAGGAGGGCTCGCCTAGCCGCAGCCTACGTGTCCAGAATGAGCCACCTCCTGGAGGAGTCCCACCGGACCTTCCAGCAG ACACCGTCCTGCTGGCCTTCATCCAGCGTTGGTCTCGGTTCCCTGAGTCAGGAGCTGCGGGTCCATCTCAACCACTGGTCTTGTCTCTTCTCAAAGGTCCGCTCTGACCATTACCTCAGACCAGCTCTGGTCCAGCACAGCCGGCTGCTGGGGGAAATCAAACAGACTCTGGACTTACTCGGTCTGCAGGCACTGGTTTTGATGGAACGTTACGTGCATGTCATTCTGTGTGCCGTAGCCCAGGCCGAATTGGACTCTGTGCCGAGAGACGTCTTGGAGGATATTTTAGCTGGAACAGACCTGTACAACCAGGCAGTGGGAGAACAGAGAGTGCAGCGCAGCACCGCCCAGCTGAGGACTGCAGCATTACAGCGGGCGCAGTTGTCCACACTGGACTGTAGTCTTCCAAACAGCAGAGGGCGACACCCTGCTGCCTTCACCGTCAAAGAGCTGATGAGGATTTTAGCGGTGCATCAAGCAGACATGGTAGCCAAGCAGCTGTACAGCTGTGCCTCTGAGCAGAGCTGTCCCGTCTGTCAGGTCCACACCAACCACGAGGCCTACGCATGTTCTGTTAAAGCCGTTAGCCGGGGGCCCAGATCCAGCTCTGGGACCTCTGCACTAAGACCCGAGTGGTCCtgggagcagctgcagcacatTTCCTCTCTGATTCATCAGCGGTCATCGTCTAGTCACACGTGTCACAAAACTGTTTACATCCCTGAGCCTCATTTGGACAGTACTGTCTTTGAGCACCACCATCCTCTGTTAGCAAAGGCCACTTTGGTCCAAAGCAGACCCGAGGGCTCTAACCAGGCCCAAACCAACcagtgccaaacacacacatcccacaCGGGTCTAATTCAGACCATGGAAGCTTTGGACTTGGGTCGAACAAATCTAGAAAGTTTAGATAACCATCAAATATTGCAGACCATttcacccccctccaccaccagcaccccCCAGCACCCCTCAGCCCCGCCTCCGTCAGGGGTTTGCCAACAGGACCCTTCCTGTGTAGAGCTCTTGTTTCAGGTGCTAGTTTCCTCCAATGACCTGCTGGCTCCACTGGTGTCCCATACGCCGGCCCCGGAGGCTCCACCTCAACCACTGCTCCCAGATGCCAGGACAGATGTGCTATCACCAAACGGAAGGACCGACCAGATGATTTTAAATGCTCCCAGGATGAATTCCGCTGATTCAATGGGCCGGATTGGTCACAG CCCAGGAACCGGGAGGGATGCAGACGTGGCAAATGAGGAGACCGCAGTGGAGCCGGACAGTCTTCGTTGGCCTCCTTCGGTCCAGTGGTTGGACCTGGGTCAGTCTCTGTTGTTTGTGGATCTGTTCGGACAGTACCGCAGCCTGCTGTGGACCCTTTGCAGCAAGGCCTTGTGGCTGCAGCTGCATGCGCCCCAAGCAGGAAACCGCGAGGGGAGCATCAACCTCCAAGACAAACACGGGGGCCTCCAGATCCTGCACAGGCTGAGTCGGGCTTCCAAGACTG ATCTGGTTCCAGAGGAGTGCAGCACCATGCTGGATGACTTCTGTCTCCATCTGTTAGTTATTACAGCACATGCTCAGTGGGACTATG AGGTGTGCAGAAGTTTAGGTTCAGCTCTGAAGGACAAGTGTCTTTCCCCTGTGAGTCAGAGTAGCAACTCTGCAACGCCGCCATCGGAGCAAGATGCAAATGTGATGATGTCGTTGACTATGGAGCACCTCCTGcggctcccccctcctctcctgtcctctctgaGCTGCCTTCAGTCAG gttCTTCTAGCATCTCCCCTTCCAGGCTGCCTCTCCATAGAATCACGGTTAGCTTGGTGTTAGCCACAGTGCAGCTGTCCAGGGTCTGGGTCATGTCCAAGGCCCACCAGTTCCTCTCTTCATGGAGCCTCAACAAGTTCCTGCTCATCACACAGGGAGACCTCAAA GGGCTGAGAGAGTCAATAGAGATGATGGTGCATCAGACGAAGACCCTGAAGATGAATTTGGATAGGAAGCAGCCTTCCACTCTTCATAGCCACAACCAGCTTCTGCTGATGCAGCAACTCGTGGCCCTGGACACGACTCTATCCGAGCTGCAG ACCTTCTCTTCTCTGGTGCTGAAGACCTTCTCCAGCGACTGCAAGCGGATGTCAGGGGAGATCTTTGAACAGACTATGCCTTCTGCTGTACACTGGAGACCCAGTCTCAGGACCG GTTTTCCCAGTTGTCCCAGTGAGTACGCGTCTTTGGCAGCTCAGACTGTGATCGGTCAGGTTTTAGAGGGGGTGGCACCATTGTCTGATGATGCCCGTATCCAAGCGCTCAGTATAACAATGACCGCTTTCATGGAGGCGTGGATGGAACACATCCTGAAACAGAAGATCAAATTCAG TGTGCAAGGAGCCCTCCAGCTGAAGCAGGACTTTGATTCCATCAGAGACTTGATCCAGTCAGACAAATACGGCCTGTCGGCTGAACTCCACCAACGGCTGCTCAGCCTCAG agTTTTTCAACAAGTGGACTCAGCAGTGGTGTGTCTGCTCCAGCAGCCACAGGCCAGACCGTACCTGCAGTCCAGAGCCTGGGAGCCTTTCACGCGCTGCT GCCCGACCAAAAGGAGCAGAGACCGCCTTGATGCAGCAGTGGGGAGCAGTATCACCAACCTGaggtgtgtggagggggagaacCTGACTCTGTCTAACCCGTCCGTTGTGGCGGCCGACGTCCCTGCAGTGAACCCTTCCAGCCCTGGAGAGCCTTACCTTGCTCCAAG
- the ccdc142 gene encoding uncharacterized protein ccdc142 isoform X1 — protein MEHSHQEILTDPGGEPVPTADRENSESICSEKEQRTSCMVNEDLTTNGSWFQRSLSRSMQRAESLLRSTFNPSLKWLFHGRSQDEEEAEGHFVVAHNLVSRSSARLLHLQQALLTVAPQWRPVSRALNGSPQVCVKGVPAEVGVLLRPSSSVLQAHYTALWRLLEQRSLLLFIHEYSRRARLAAAYVSRMSHLLEESHRTFQQTPSCWPSSSVGLGSLSQELRVHLNHWSCLFSKVRSDHYLRPALVQHSRLLGEIKQTLDLLGLQALVLMERYVHVILCAVAQAELDSVPRDVLEDILAGTDLYNQAVGEQRVQRSTAQLRTAALQRAQLSTLDCSLPNSRGRHPAAFTVKELMRILAVHQADMVAKQLYSCASEQSCPVCQVHTNHEAYACSVKAVSRGPRSSSGTSALRPEWSWEQLQHISSLIHQRSSSSHTCHKTVYIPEPHLDSTVFEHHHPLLAKATLVQSRPEGSNQAQTNQCQTHTSHTGLIQTMEALDLGRTNLESLDNHQILQTISPPSTTSTPQHPSAPPPSGVCQQDPSCVELLFQVLVSSNDLLAPLVSHTPAPEAPPQPLLPDARTDVLSPNGRTDQMILNAPRMNSADSMGRIGHRSEPSNVRNVEGPQQECAELKLPTSPGTGRDADVANEETAVEPDSLRWPPSVQWLDLGQSLLFVDLFGQYRSLLWTLCSKALWLQLHAPQAGNREGSINLQDKHGGLQILHRLSRASKTDLVPEECSTMLDDFCLHLLVITAHAQWDYEVCRSLGSALKDKCLSPVSQSSNSATPPSEQDANVMMSLTMEHLLRLPPPLLSSLSCLQSGSSSISPSRLPLHRITVSLVLATVQLSRVWVMSKAHQFLSSWSLNKFLLITQGDLKGLRESIEMMVHQTKTLKMNLDRKQPSTLHSHNQLLLMQQLVALDTTLSELQTFSSLVLKTFSSDCKRMSGEIFEQTMPSAVHWRPSLRTGFPSCPSEYASLAAQTVIGQVLEGVAPLSDDARIQALSITMTAFMEAWMEHILKQKIKFSVQGALQLKQDFDSIRDLIQSDKYGLSAELHQRLLSLRVFQQVDSAVVCLLQQPQARPYLQSRAWEPFTRCCPTKRSRDRLDAAVGSSITNLRCVEGENLTLSNPSVVAADVPAVNPSSPGEPYLAPSVALGVAQREWLDLRIQGSARRWRLPGLQCLSKSET, from the exons ATGGAGCACAGCCACCAAGAGATTCTGACAgatcctggtggagaacctgtGCCGACAGCAG ACCGGGAGAATTCTGAGTCCATCTGTTCAGAAAAGGAGCAG AGGACCTCCTGCATGGTGAACGAGGATCTGACCACTAATG GTTCCTGGTTTCAGAGGTCCCTCTCGCGTTCCATGCAGCGAGCTGAGTCTTTACTCAGAAGCACCTTTAACCCCAGTCTCAAGTGGCTGTTCCACGGGCGCAGtcaggatgaggaagaggcagAGGGACATTTTGTGGTCGCTCACAATCTGGTGTCCCGCTCCTCTGCACGTCTGCTGCATCTGCAACAAGCTCTTCTGACCGTGGCCCCCCAGTGGCGGCCGGTCAGCCGGGCTCTCAATGGATCTCCACAG gTGTGTGTTAAAGGTGTCCCGGCCGAGGTGGGTGTTCTCCTGcggccctcctcctccgtcctacAGGCGCACTACACGGCTCTGTGGAGGCTGCTGGAGCAGCGctccctgctgctcttcatACACGAGTACAGCAGGAGGGCTCGCCTAGCCGCAGCCTACGTGTCCAGAATGAGCCACCTCCTGGAGGAGTCCCACCGGACCTTCCAGCAG ACACCGTCCTGCTGGCCTTCATCCAGCGTTGGTCTCGGTTCCCTGAGTCAGGAGCTGCGGGTCCATCTCAACCACTGGTCTTGTCTCTTCTCAAAGGTCCGCTCTGACCATTACCTCAGACCAGCTCTGGTCCAGCACAGCCGGCTGCTGGGGGAAATCAAACAGACTCTGGACTTACTCGGTCTGCAGGCACTGGTTTTGATGGAACGTTACGTGCATGTCATTCTGTGTGCCGTAGCCCAGGCCGAATTGGACTCTGTGCCGAGAGACGTCTTGGAGGATATTTTAGCTGGAACAGACCTGTACAACCAGGCAGTGGGAGAACAGAGAGTGCAGCGCAGCACCGCCCAGCTGAGGACTGCAGCATTACAGCGGGCGCAGTTGTCCACACTGGACTGTAGTCTTCCAAACAGCAGAGGGCGACACCCTGCTGCCTTCACCGTCAAAGAGCTGATGAGGATTTTAGCGGTGCATCAAGCAGACATGGTAGCCAAGCAGCTGTACAGCTGTGCCTCTGAGCAGAGCTGTCCCGTCTGTCAGGTCCACACCAACCACGAGGCCTACGCATGTTCTGTTAAAGCCGTTAGCCGGGGGCCCAGATCCAGCTCTGGGACCTCTGCACTAAGACCCGAGTGGTCCtgggagcagctgcagcacatTTCCTCTCTGATTCATCAGCGGTCATCGTCTAGTCACACGTGTCACAAAACTGTTTACATCCCTGAGCCTCATTTGGACAGTACTGTCTTTGAGCACCACCATCCTCTGTTAGCAAAGGCCACTTTGGTCCAAAGCAGACCCGAGGGCTCTAACCAGGCCCAAACCAACcagtgccaaacacacacatcccacaCGGGTCTAATTCAGACCATGGAAGCTTTGGACTTGGGTCGAACAAATCTAGAAAGTTTAGATAACCATCAAATATTGCAGACCATttcacccccctccaccaccagcaccccCCAGCACCCCTCAGCCCCGCCTCCGTCAGGGGTTTGCCAACAGGACCCTTCCTGTGTAGAGCTCTTGTTTCAGGTGCTAGTTTCCTCCAATGACCTGCTGGCTCCACTGGTGTCCCATACGCCGGCCCCGGAGGCTCCACCTCAACCACTGCTCCCAGATGCCAGGACAGATGTGCTATCACCAAACGGAAGGACCGACCAGATGATTTTAAATGCTCCCAGGATGAATTCCGCTGATTCAATGGGCCGGATTGGTCACAGGTCAGAGCCGAGCAACGTCCGAAATGTGGAAGGACCTCAGCAGGAATGTGCTGAATTGAAACTACCAACCAG CCCAGGAACCGGGAGGGATGCAGACGTGGCAAATGAGGAGACCGCAGTGGAGCCGGACAGTCTTCGTTGGCCTCCTTCGGTCCAGTGGTTGGACCTGGGTCAGTCTCTGTTGTTTGTGGATCTGTTCGGACAGTACCGCAGCCTGCTGTGGACCCTTTGCAGCAAGGCCTTGTGGCTGCAGCTGCATGCGCCCCAAGCAGGAAACCGCGAGGGGAGCATCAACCTCCAAGACAAACACGGGGGCCTCCAGATCCTGCACAGGCTGAGTCGGGCTTCCAAGACTG ATCTGGTTCCAGAGGAGTGCAGCACCATGCTGGATGACTTCTGTCTCCATCTGTTAGTTATTACAGCACATGCTCAGTGGGACTATG AGGTGTGCAGAAGTTTAGGTTCAGCTCTGAAGGACAAGTGTCTTTCCCCTGTGAGTCAGAGTAGCAACTCTGCAACGCCGCCATCGGAGCAAGATGCAAATGTGATGATGTCGTTGACTATGGAGCACCTCCTGcggctcccccctcctctcctgtcctctctgaGCTGCCTTCAGTCAG gttCTTCTAGCATCTCCCCTTCCAGGCTGCCTCTCCATAGAATCACGGTTAGCTTGGTGTTAGCCACAGTGCAGCTGTCCAGGGTCTGGGTCATGTCCAAGGCCCACCAGTTCCTCTCTTCATGGAGCCTCAACAAGTTCCTGCTCATCACACAGGGAGACCTCAAA GGGCTGAGAGAGTCAATAGAGATGATGGTGCATCAGACGAAGACCCTGAAGATGAATTTGGATAGGAAGCAGCCTTCCACTCTTCATAGCCACAACCAGCTTCTGCTGATGCAGCAACTCGTGGCCCTGGACACGACTCTATCCGAGCTGCAG ACCTTCTCTTCTCTGGTGCTGAAGACCTTCTCCAGCGACTGCAAGCGGATGTCAGGGGAGATCTTTGAACAGACTATGCCTTCTGCTGTACACTGGAGACCCAGTCTCAGGACCG GTTTTCCCAGTTGTCCCAGTGAGTACGCGTCTTTGGCAGCTCAGACTGTGATCGGTCAGGTTTTAGAGGGGGTGGCACCATTGTCTGATGATGCCCGTATCCAAGCGCTCAGTATAACAATGACCGCTTTCATGGAGGCGTGGATGGAACACATCCTGAAACAGAAGATCAAATTCAG TGTGCAAGGAGCCCTCCAGCTGAAGCAGGACTTTGATTCCATCAGAGACTTGATCCAGTCAGACAAATACGGCCTGTCGGCTGAACTCCACCAACGGCTGCTCAGCCTCAG agTTTTTCAACAAGTGGACTCAGCAGTGGTGTGTCTGCTCCAGCAGCCACAGGCCAGACCGTACCTGCAGTCCAGAGCCTGGGAGCCTTTCACGCGCTGCT GCCCGACCAAAAGGAGCAGAGACCGCCTTGATGCAGCAGTGGGGAGCAGTATCACCAACCTGaggtgtgtggagggggagaacCTGACTCTGTCTAACCCGTCCGTTGTGGCGGCCGACGTCCCTGCAGTGAACCCTTCCAGCCCTGGAGAGCCTTACCTTGCTCCAAG
- the enpp6 gene encoding glycerophosphocholine cholinephosphodiesterase ENPP6 → MSLARAPALRRLVPLLLLLAAGRQAAAARPLLVFLIDGFRYDYMDDLRALPGFRELVGNGVKVDYMTPDFPSLSYPNYYSLMTGRNCDVHQMTGNYMWDEDSKKEFLIGTNIDSRLPLWWNGSEPLWVTLQKLGKKVFMYYWPGCEVEILSVRPAFCEEYVYNPSEKNLTDSIVNALDVLSSGEAAMAAIYYEKIDVEGHHFGPESPQVRTAVQQLDLAMQTLNSKIKEKNMVNKLNIMLFSDHGMTKIQWMEKVIELDKYIKMSAIVKMMDRGPIVSLWPEATKLQEVHAALSQVPNMRVYTRQEIPERFHFKGGRFVSPLTLVADPGWFITENKAKLPYWGNDSGEPSAWQNGWHGYDNEFLDMRGIFLATGPDFKQNFRAAPIRVVDIYNVMCWTLGVNPLPNNGSWSRVEYFLNGSSGPSLPTTLCCMGMLGILLALWD, encoded by the exons ATGTCCCTCGCACGCGCTCCCGCGCTTCGCCGTCTcgtcccgctgctgctgctgctcgcagCGGGACGGCAGGCGGCCGCTGCCCGTCCGCTGCTCGTCTTCCTCATCGACGGCTTCCGTTATGACTACATGGACGACCTGCGCGCGCTGCCCGGATTCCGCGAGCTCGTGGGCAATGGGGTGAAAGTGGACTACATGACACCGGACTTCCCGAGTTTATCTTACCCCAATTACTACTCACTAATGACAG GTCGTAACTGTGACGTTCATCAGATGACTGGAAACTACATGTGGGATGAAGACTCCAAGAAGGAGTTTCTCATTGGGACCAACATTGACAGCCGGTTGCCTCTTTGGTGGAATGGATCAGAGCCATTGTGGGTCACTCTGCAAAAACTGGGAAAGAAGGTCTTCATGTACTACTGGCCTG GGTGTGAGGTGGAGATTCTGAGTGTCCGTCCAGCATTCTGTGAGGAATATGTCTACAACCCATCAGAGAAAAACCTCACAGACTCCATAGTGAATGCTCTGGATGTCCTAAG cTCAGGTGAAGCGGCCATGGCAGCAATATATTACGAGAAAATAGATGTGGAGGGCCATCATTTTGGTCCAGAGTCTCCTCAGGTCAGAACAGCTGTGCAACAACTGGATCTTGCGATGCAGACGCTCAACAGCAAAATTAAA GAGAAAAACATGGTGAACAAGCTGAACATTATGCTATTTTCAGACCATGGTATGACAAAGATCCAGTGGATGGAGAAGGTCATAGAGCTGGACAAGTACATCAAAATGTCAGCTATTGTCAAGATGATGGACAGAGGACCAATAGTCAGTCTGTGGCCCGAGGCTACCAAGCTCCAAGAG GTGCACGCTGCACTTTCCCAGGTTCCTAACATGCGTGTCTATACCAGACAGGAGATCCCTGAACGTTTCCACTTCAAAGGTGGGAGGTTTGTTTCCCCGCTGACACTGGTGGCTGATCCTGGCTGGTTTATCACTGAG aACAAGGCAAAACTCCCTTACTGGGGAAACGACTCTGGGGAGCCGTCAGCATGGCAGAATGGTTGGCATGGTTATGACAACGAGTTCCTCGACATGAGAGGGATTTTCTTGGCGACAGGACCTG ACTTTAAGCAAAATTTCCGGGCAGCTCCCATTCGAGTGGTGGACATCTACAACGTGATGTGCTGGACGTTGGGAGTGAATCCGTTGCCAAATAATGGATCCTGGTCTCGGGTTGAGTACTTCCTAAATGGCTCCAGCGGTCCATCCCTACCCACAACCCTCTGCTGTATGGGAATGTTAGGAATACTGCTCGCACTATGGGACTAA